In Leisingera methylohalidivorans DSM 14336, a single genomic region encodes these proteins:
- a CDS encoding FAD-dependent monooxygenase: MKNASDILIVGGGLNGPALALALAQTGHSVTVVDALTPDKLADEGFDGRGYALALASQRLLQQTGVWQHVGDKAQPMLEIKVTDGHAGHGPSPFFIHFDHAELEEGPMGYMVEDRFLRRAFLQAMEDAPGITLVCGRTVVAQAPDQTGVTVTLDDGGELRGQVLVGSDGRRSGTAQRAGIRRTGWDYGQTALVCAIDHEKPHHGIAHQFFMPPGPLAILPLPGNRSSIVWSERTETARAIHALDDAEYIQALRPRFGDFLGEISLAGKRFTYPLNLTIANSFIGDRMALVGDAAHGMHPIAGQGLNAGLRDVGALAEVITEATRRGEDIGSSLVMERYQQWRRFDTASLAAATDVFNRLFSNDNPLLRLGRDIGMGLAGAVPGLRRNFVREAAGLTGDLPKLLKGQAI; the protein is encoded by the coding sequence ATGAAAAATGCGTCTGATATCCTGATCGTAGGCGGCGGGCTGAACGGCCCCGCGCTGGCCCTGGCCCTTGCGCAGACCGGCCACAGCGTCACTGTGGTCGACGCGCTGACCCCGGACAAACTTGCTGACGAGGGCTTTGACGGGCGCGGTTATGCATTGGCGCTGGCCTCGCAGCGGCTGCTGCAGCAGACCGGCGTCTGGCAGCATGTCGGGGACAAGGCGCAACCCATGCTGGAGATCAAGGTGACAGACGGACATGCGGGTCACGGCCCGTCACCGTTTTTCATCCATTTCGATCATGCCGAGCTGGAAGAAGGCCCGATGGGCTATATGGTTGAAGACCGTTTCCTGCGCCGGGCCTTCCTGCAGGCAATGGAAGACGCGCCGGGAATCACCCTGGTGTGCGGGCGCACCGTGGTGGCGCAGGCGCCGGACCAGACCGGTGTAACTGTCACGCTGGACGATGGCGGAGAGCTGCGCGGCCAGGTTCTGGTCGGCTCGGACGGGCGCCGCAGCGGCACGGCGCAGCGTGCAGGCATCAGGCGCACCGGCTGGGATTACGGCCAGACGGCCCTGGTCTGCGCCATCGACCACGAAAAACCGCATCACGGCATCGCCCATCAGTTTTTCATGCCGCCTGGGCCGCTGGCGATCCTGCCGCTGCCGGGCAACCGCTCCTCCATCGTGTGGAGCGAGCGGACGGAGACCGCCAGGGCCATCCACGCGCTGGATGACGCCGAATATATTCAGGCGCTGCGGCCGCGCTTTGGCGATTTCCTCGGAGAGATTTCCCTGGCGGGCAAGCGTTTCACTTACCCGCTGAACCTGACCATCGCCAACAGCTTTATCGGCGACCGCATGGCGCTGGTGGGCGATGCGGCGCATGGGATGCATCCGATAGCGGGCCAAGGGCTGAATGCGGGCTTGCGCGATGTCGGCGCTCTGGCGGAAGTCATCACCGAAGCCACACGGCGGGGCGAAGATATCGGCTCATCCCTGGTGATGGAACGTTACCAGCAATGGCGCCGCTTCGACACCGCCTCACTGGCCGCGGCCACGGATGTATTCAACCGGCTGTTTTCCAACGATAACCCGCTGCTGCGGCTGGGACGGGACATCGGCATGGGATTGGCAGGGGCAGTTCCAGGCCTGCGCCGCAATTTCGTGCGCGAGGCTGCGGGCCTGACCGGCGATTTGCCCAAGTTGCTGAAGGGGCAGGCAATCTGA
- a CDS encoding Trm112 family protein, whose amino-acid sequence MTETQAPAFDRRMLEALVCPLTQAVLEYDAPAQELISRKANLAFPIRNGIPVMLVDEARALE is encoded by the coding sequence ATGACCGAGACACAGGCGCCCGCCTTTGACCGCCGGATGCTGGAAGCATTGGTCTGCCCGCTGACCCAGGCGGTGCTGGAATATGACGCCCCGGCGCAGGAGCTGATTTCACGCAAGGCCAACCTTGCCTTTCCGATCCGCAATGGCATCCCGGTGATGCTGGTGGACGAGGCCCGCGCGCTGGAGTGA
- a CDS encoding LON peptidase substrate-binding domain-containing protein, which translates to MIQPADLPDTIAVFPLPGALLLPRSRLPLHIFEPRYLQMLEDTLKTPQRLIGMVQPCPGPQGTGDELHAIGCAGRVTQFSETEDGRYLVTLSGVSRFRITREANGFTPYQRCDVSWTGFDRDLGRSEADDTLDRPSFLDLLERFFSARSLSTDWEALKDADDELLINSLAMLLEFDIEEKQALLEAPCLATRRETLVTLIEFALRGGSQEETLQ; encoded by the coding sequence ATGATCCAGCCTGCTGATCTGCCGGACACGATTGCCGTGTTCCCATTGCCCGGGGCGCTTTTGCTGCCCCGGTCGCGCCTGCCGCTGCACATCTTCGAGCCGCGCTACCTGCAGATGCTCGAAGACACTCTCAAAACGCCGCAGCGGCTGATTGGCATGGTGCAGCCCTGCCCGGGTCCGCAAGGGACGGGGGACGAGCTGCACGCGATTGGATGTGCCGGGCGCGTCACGCAGTTTTCCGAGACGGAAGACGGAAGATACCTGGTCACGCTTTCAGGCGTGTCCCGGTTCCGGATTACCCGCGAAGCCAACGGATTTACCCCCTATCAGCGTTGCGATGTCAGCTGGACGGGATTCGACCGGGACCTTGGCCGCTCCGAGGCGGATGATACCCTTGACCGGCCTTCCTTCCTGGACCTGCTGGAGCGTTTCTTTTCTGCCCGGAGCCTGTCGACTGATTGGGAAGCCTTGAAAGATGCGGACGACGAGCTGCTGATCAATTCCCTGGCGATGCTTCTGGAATTCGACATTGAGGAGAAACAGGCCTTGCTCGAAGCGCCCTGCCTTGCCACAAGGCGGGAAACGCTTGTCACTTTGATCGAATTCGCCCTGCGCGGCGGCTCTCAGGAGGAAACCCTGCAATGA
- a CDS encoding tetratricopeptide repeat protein: MTEILGSTAPAGDLIKDVTEATFMQDVVEASMQAPVIVDFWAPWCGPCKTLGPMLEAAVTKAKGAATMAKINVDENQRLAQALAQQGLPLQSIPTVVAFVEGRPVDMFQGALPASEIEAFVNKAIEAGGGSADGGLAEALEAAEQMLAEGAVADAAQTFAAILGEDDKSAAAYGGLARAHIALGDLDQAEAVLNGAPAEIADAAEIEAAHAQIALARQAENAGPVGELSAAVEASPDDLQARFDLAQALHAAGDAEAAVDQLLELFRRDREWNDGAAKAQLFTIFDALKPNDPVVLNGRRKLSSMIFA; this comes from the coding sequence ATGACCGAAATTCTTGGCAGCACCGCACCGGCAGGTGATCTGATCAAAGACGTGACCGAAGCCACTTTTATGCAGGACGTTGTCGAAGCGTCGATGCAGGCGCCGGTGATCGTGGACTTCTGGGCGCCCTGGTGCGGCCCGTGCAAGACCCTGGGCCCGATGCTGGAGGCGGCTGTTACCAAGGCCAAGGGCGCGGCCACCATGGCCAAGATCAACGTGGACGAAAACCAGCGCCTGGCGCAGGCACTGGCGCAACAGGGGCTGCCGTTGCAGTCGATCCCCACAGTGGTCGCCTTTGTGGAAGGGCGCCCGGTCGACATGTTTCAGGGCGCTCTGCCAGCATCGGAGATCGAGGCCTTTGTGAATAAGGCCATTGAGGCCGGCGGCGGATCAGCCGACGGCGGTCTGGCCGAGGCGCTGGAAGCGGCCGAACAGATGCTGGCTGAAGGCGCCGTGGCGGATGCCGCCCAGACCTTTGCCGCGATTCTGGGTGAAGATGACAAAAGTGCTGCTGCTTACGGCGGATTGGCACGCGCGCATATCGCGCTTGGCGATCTGGATCAGGCAGAGGCCGTTCTGAATGGTGCGCCCGCCGAAATCGCGGATGCAGCAGAGATCGAAGCAGCCCATGCGCAAATCGCCCTGGCGCGGCAGGCAGAGAACGCAGGCCCGGTGGGGGAGCTGAGCGCAGCGGTGGAGGCCAGCCCGGATGACCTGCAGGCGCGCTTCGACCTGGCGCAGGCGCTTCACGCAGCAGGAGACGCGGAAGCTGCAGTGGATCAACTGCTGGAGCTTTTCCGCCGTGACCGCGAGTGGAACGACGGCGCCGCCAAGGCGCAGCTCTTCACCATCTTCGATGCGCTTAAACCCAACGACCCGGTGGTTCTCAACGGGCGGCGGAAACTTAGCTCGATGATATTTGCCTAA
- a CDS encoding exodeoxyribonuclease III: MPFTLATWNINSVRLREPIVQKLLQEEGPDVLCLQECKSPVEKIPLEGFAALGYGHVVARGQKGYNGVAILSRLPIEDAGDQDFAGLGHARHVAGRLENGVVIHNFYVPAGGDVPDREKNVKFGQKLDYLTEMRDWFQSDKPEKSILVGDLNIAPREDDVWDHKKLLKVVSHTPIEVEHFAEVMDAGGWSDVTRNDVPDGRLYSWWSYRARDWDAADKGRRLDHVWATPDIKNAAHSSRILRDARGWEKPSDHAPVFATFDL; the protein is encoded by the coding sequence ATGCCATTTACTCTTGCCACCTGGAATATCAATTCGGTCCGCCTGCGCGAACCGATTGTGCAGAAGCTGTTGCAGGAGGAGGGGCCGGACGTGCTCTGCCTGCAGGAGTGCAAAAGCCCGGTGGAGAAGATTCCGTTGGAAGGCTTTGCGGCTCTGGGCTACGGCCATGTGGTTGCGCGCGGCCAGAAAGGGTACAACGGGGTGGCGATCCTGTCGCGCCTGCCGATCGAGGATGCAGGGGATCAGGATTTCGCAGGTCTTGGCCATGCCCGCCATGTGGCCGGGCGGCTGGAGAACGGAGTGGTGATCCACAATTTCTACGTCCCGGCGGGCGGTGATGTTCCGGACCGGGAAAAGAATGTGAAATTCGGCCAGAAACTTGATTACCTTACGGAAATGCGCGACTGGTTCCAGTCGGATAAACCGGAAAAGTCCATTCTGGTCGGCGACCTCAATATCGCCCCCCGCGAGGATGATGTCTGGGACCACAAGAAGCTGCTGAAGGTCGTCAGCCATACGCCCATCGAGGTGGAGCATTTCGCAGAAGTGATGGACGCGGGCGGATGGTCTGATGTGACCCGGAACGATGTTCCCGACGGCCGCCTGTACAGCTGGTGGAGCTACCGGGCCAGGGATTGGGATGCCGCCGACAAGGGACGCCGTCTCGATCACGTCTGGGCGACGCCGGACATCAAGAACGCGGCCCACTCCAGCCGTATCCTGCGGGATGCCCGCGGCTGGGAAAAACCCAGCGACCATGCGCCGGTGTTTGCGACCTTCGATCTGTGA
- a CDS encoding response regulator transcription factor produces MAQLKKILLVDDDEDLREALSEQLVMTEDFDVFEAENGQGAMERAKEALYDLIILDVGLPDTDGRELCRLMRKQGVKAPVLMLTGHDSDADTILGLDAGANDYVAKPFKFPVLLARIRAQLRQHEQSEDAVFALGPYTFKPSMKLLIAEDERKIRLTEKETNILKFLYRSSDGVVPRDVLLHEVWGYNAGVTTHTLETHIYRLRQKIEPDPSNARLLVTESGGYRLVA; encoded by the coding sequence ATGGCGCAACTGAAAAAAATTCTGCTGGTTGACGATGATGAAGACCTGCGAGAAGCCTTGAGCGAGCAGCTGGTGATGACCGAGGACTTCGATGTATTCGAGGCTGAAAACGGTCAGGGCGCGATGGAGCGGGCCAAGGAAGCCCTGTATGATCTGATTATCCTGGATGTCGGCCTGCCGGACACCGACGGGCGCGAGCTGTGCCGTCTGATGCGCAAGCAGGGGGTGAAGGCGCCGGTGCTGATGCTGACAGGCCATGACAGCGATGCAGACACCATCCTGGGTCTGGATGCCGGCGCCAATGACTATGTCGCCAAACCCTTCAAGTTCCCGGTTCTGCTGGCACGGATCCGCGCTCAGCTGCGCCAGCACGAACAATCTGAGGACGCGGTCTTTGCGCTTGGGCCGTATACTTTCAAACCGTCGATGAAGCTTTTGATCGCCGAGGATGAACGCAAGATCCGGTTGACCGAGAAAGAAACCAACATCCTCAAGTTTCTCTATCGCTCCAGCGATGGAGTGGTGCCGCGCGACGTGCTGCTGCATGAGGTGTGGGGATACAATGCTGGCGTCACCACGCATACGCTTGAAACCCATATCTACCGTCTGAGGCAGAAAATTGAGCCTGATCCGTCGAATGCGCGCCTGTTGGTGACGGAATCCGGGGGCTACCGGCTGGTCGCCTGA
- the ribA gene encoding GTP cyclohydrolase II, whose translation MSLMPTMIELLARARVDLRMGLPVVLTCGDDAALAIAVETLTNARLDAMRALGDLSLAVTARRAETLKARVYDEDVARVTVPESEGLDWIQALADPADDLNTPMKGPLASQRGGSADLHRLAIALVKSARLLPAAALVPVRGAAAFAADHGLTVISRTAAAPLLSESSPLHPVAAARLPMDAAEAGRLHIFRPEDGAEEHYAVEIGRPDRSRPVLARLHSACFTGDVLGSLKCDCGPQLRGALAQMGEEGAGVLLYLNQEGRGIGLANKMRAYSLQDQGFDTVEANHRLGFEDDERDFRLGAAILKKMGFSQVRLLTNNPNKIAMMEKTGVHVAERVALKVGENAHNQHYLATKARKSGHML comes from the coding sequence ATGAGCCTGATGCCCACCATGATCGAATTGCTGGCCCGCGCCCGGGTCGATTTGCGCATGGGCCTGCCGGTGGTCCTGACCTGCGGCGATGACGCGGCTCTGGCCATAGCGGTCGAGACGCTGACCAATGCCCGCCTGGATGCCATGCGGGCATTGGGAGACCTGTCACTGGCGGTGACGGCGCGCAGGGCGGAAACACTTAAAGCCCGCGTCTATGATGAAGACGTTGCCCGCGTAACCGTGCCTGAATCCGAAGGCCTGGACTGGATCCAGGCGCTGGCGGATCCGGCAGATGATCTGAACACACCGATGAAGGGCCCGCTGGCAAGCCAGCGCGGCGGCAGCGCAGACCTGCACCGGCTGGCGATAGCGCTGGTGAAATCGGCCCGCCTGCTGCCGGCCGCAGCGCTGGTGCCGGTACGCGGCGCAGCCGCCTTTGCCGCGGACCACGGGCTGACTGTCATTTCTCGGACAGCCGCTGCTCCGCTGCTCAGCGAAAGCTCGCCCTTGCACCCTGTTGCTGCGGCGCGCCTGCCGATGGACGCAGCCGAAGCCGGGCGGCTGCACATCTTTCGGCCCGAGGACGGCGCCGAGGAACATTACGCGGTGGAAATCGGCCGCCCCGACCGCTCCAGACCGGTTCTGGCGCGGCTGCATTCCGCCTGTTTTACCGGCGACGTGCTGGGCTCGCTGAAGTGCGATTGCGGCCCGCAGCTGCGCGGTGCGCTGGCGCAGATGGGCGAGGAAGGCGCAGGTGTGCTGCTGTACCTCAACCAGGAAGGCCGCGGCATCGGCCTTGCCAACAAGATGCGGGCCTATTCCCTGCAGGACCAGGGCTTCGACACGGTGGAGGCCAACCACAGGCTTGGGTTCGAGGATGACGAGCGCGATTTTCGTCTGGGGGCCGCCATTTTGAAGAAGATGGGCTTTTCCCAGGTACGGCTTCTGACCAACAATCCGAACAAGATCGCGATGATGGAGAAGACCGGCGTGCACGTCGCGGAACGGGTGGCGCTGAAAGTGGGGGAAAACGCCCACAACCAGCATTACCTGGCCACCAAGGCCCGGAAATCCGGGCATATGCTGTGA
- a CDS encoding L,D-transpeptidase family protein has protein sequence MVLTPRGVRFLGRVLPCTIGQGGLSRNKREGDGATPVGVHRIAGMLYRPDRLPRPAFWAKPIGPQDLWSDDSGDANYNRHVRAPYPFSHERLRRSDPLYDLVLVTDWNWPTASPGSGSAIFIHQWRRPGYPTEGCIAFSRADLHWLADRVQPGSRIIIPPLARA, from the coding sequence CTGGTCCTGACGCCCCGCGGGGTGCGTTTCCTGGGACGGGTGCTGCCCTGCACAATCGGCCAAGGCGGATTGTCCCGGAACAAACGCGAAGGGGATGGTGCGACACCCGTCGGAGTGCACCGCATTGCAGGAATGCTTTACCGCCCTGACAGGCTGCCCCGCCCTGCCTTCTGGGCCAAACCAATTGGTCCGCAGGATCTGTGGTCGGATGATTCGGGGGATGCAAATTACAACCGCCATGTGCGGGCGCCCTATCCGTTCAGCCACGAAAGGCTGCGGCGCAGCGATCCGTTGTATGATCTGGTTTTGGTCACCGATTGGAACTGGCCAACCGCATCTCCGGGAAGCGGCTCCGCAATCTTCATTCACCAATGGCGCCGCCCTGGATACCCCACCGAAGGCTGCATCGCTTTCTCGCGCGCTGATCTCCATTGGCTAGCTGACCGGGTTCAACCTGGATCCCGGATCATTATACCGCCTCTGGCGCGCGCCTGA
- a CDS encoding YggS family pyridoxal phosphate-dependent enzyme, with the protein MPLEEIRSRIAKAEDQAGRAPGCVQLIAVSKVQPDERVEAVLQQGHRCFGENKVQEAAGKWPGFAEQFDGIDLHLIGPLQTNKARQAMELFDSIHSVDRPKLASTLARLAQELGKCPELFIQVNTGEEQQKAGVMPSDADAFIADCRQLDLPIKGLMCIPPVEEEASLHFALLAKIAARNGLKGLSMGMSGDFEKAIALGATHVRVGSAIFGARTY; encoded by the coding sequence ATGCCGCTTGAAGAGATCAGATCCCGAATCGCCAAAGCTGAAGACCAGGCTGGCCGCGCGCCGGGCTGCGTGCAGCTGATTGCTGTTTCCAAGGTGCAGCCGGATGAACGGGTCGAGGCCGTTCTGCAGCAGGGCCATCGCTGTTTCGGTGAAAACAAGGTGCAGGAGGCCGCTGGAAAGTGGCCGGGATTCGCCGAGCAGTTTGACGGTATCGATCTGCATTTGATCGGCCCGTTGCAGACCAACAAGGCCCGCCAGGCGATGGAGTTGTTTGACAGCATCCATTCAGTCGACCGGCCCAAGCTGGCCAGCACGCTGGCCCGGCTGGCGCAGGAATTGGGCAAGTGCCCGGAATTGTTCATTCAGGTGAATACTGGCGAGGAGCAGCAAAAAGCAGGCGTGATGCCGTCCGATGCAGATGCTTTCATCGCAGACTGCCGCCAGCTCGATCTGCCGATCAAAGGGCTGATGTGCATCCCGCCGGTGGAGGAGGAAGCCAGCCTGCATTTCGCGCTGCTGGCCAAGATTGCCGCGCGCAACGGGCTGAAGGGACTATCAATGGGAATGAGCGGCGATTTCGAGAAAGCCATTGCGCTTGGCGCCACCCATGTTCGCGTCGGATCTGCCATTTTCGGTGCCCGGACCTACTAG
- a CDS encoding porin, translating into MKKVLFATTALIATAGMAAAEVKISGYGRFGLDYNEANKTVVGRSDTNITSRFRLTFDASTETDGGVTVGGRIRAQAENRDGGQGAATFSSPQFHVAYGGLRVNVGNIWGAIDSAPGLYLNTTSVGTGIDGMGFNSLAIKGAGFDTFTSAGAGVGGIEAIYSAGGFTGHISFSQQNGGAVAGSADGLQRTAIMLNYSFGDYFVTGAYQSADNGRTITKGGVAGVEADDDLMFFAAGADFGQFGATLQYAQTEEADSVTLAGEAEIGAASTLIGWVNSTDIDNTVTVGQTVTDGTAFGINYEYDLGGGVTFVAGYVQTAAATNENSVQAGLHFSF; encoded by the coding sequence ATGAAAAAGGTTCTCTTCGCGACTACCGCGCTGATCGCCACCGCAGGCATGGCCGCGGCAGAAGTCAAAATCTCCGGCTACGGCCGTTTTGGTCTGGACTACAACGAAGCCAACAAAACTGTTGTTGGCCGTTCGGACACCAACATCACCAGCCGTTTCCGCCTGACCTTTGACGCGTCGACCGAAACCGATGGCGGCGTCACCGTTGGCGGCCGTATCCGCGCACAGGCAGAAAACCGTGACGGCGGCCAAGGCGCAGCCACCTTCTCCAGCCCGCAGTTCCACGTCGCATACGGCGGCCTGCGTGTGAACGTTGGCAACATCTGGGGCGCGATCGATTCCGCACCGGGCCTGTACCTGAACACCACCTCGGTTGGCACCGGCATCGACGGCATGGGCTTCAACTCCCTGGCCATCAAAGGCGCTGGCTTTGACACCTTCACCTCCGCAGGTGCTGGTGTTGGCGGTATCGAAGCCATCTACTCCGCTGGCGGCTTCACCGGCCACATCTCCTTCTCGCAGCAGAACGGCGGCGCTGTCGCTGGTTCCGCTGATGGCCTGCAGCGCACCGCCATCATGCTGAACTACTCGTTCGGCGACTACTTCGTGACCGGTGCATACCAGTCCGCGGACAACGGCCGTACCATCACCAAAGGTGGTGTTGCAGGTGTTGAAGCAGACGACGATCTGATGTTCTTCGCTGCTGGCGCAGACTTCGGTCAGTTCGGCGCGACTCTGCAGTACGCTCAGACTGAAGAAGCTGACAGCGTGACCCTGGCGGGCGAAGCCGAAATCGGCGCCGCATCGACTCTGATCGGCTGGGTGAACTCCACCGACATCGACAACACCGTGACCGTTGGTCAGACTGTAACCGACGGCACCGCCTTCGGCATCAACTACGAGTATGACCTGGGTGGCGGCGTGACTTTCGTTGCTGGCTATGTTCAGACCGCAGCTGCAACCAACGAAAACTCCGTTCAGGCAGGTCTGCACTTCAGCTTCTAA
- a CDS encoding DUF3576 domain-containing protein encodes MKYGKTLRVTVIGAICLGLAACGGGNKGGKPPASTARTTSHKEEIQGAATKSSVFDFLNAKPDQTVQVNRYLWAASLDILSFLPVQSVDPFTGVIVTGYGTPPGGGRSYRATVHIKDPALDARSLNVALQSKGGPVSASTSRAVEDAILSRARQLRIADKKL; translated from the coding sequence ATGAAATACGGAAAGACCCTGCGGGTAACAGTGATCGGCGCGATCTGCCTTGGCCTTGCGGCCTGCGGCGGTGGGAACAAGGGCGGAAAACCGCCGGCGAGCACGGCGCGGACAACCAGCCATAAAGAAGAAATCCAGGGCGCCGCGACCAAGTCCTCGGTCTTTGATTTCCTGAATGCAAAGCCGGACCAGACCGTGCAGGTCAACCGCTATCTCTGGGCTGCCAGCCTGGATATACTGAGCTTCCTGCCGGTGCAATCGGTCGATCCATTCACCGGAGTTATCGTCACCGGCTATGGCACCCCGCCTGGCGGCGGCCGCAGCTACCGGGCCACTGTCCATATAAAGGATCCTGCACTGGACGCGCGTTCTCTGAATGTTGCGCTGCAGTCCAAGGGCGGTCCGGTCAGCGCCAGCACCTCCCGCGCAGTCGAGGACGCGATTCTGTCCCGCGCCCGGCAGCTGCGGATCGCAGACAAGAAACTCTGA